The proteins below are encoded in one region of Hordeum vulgare subsp. vulgare chromosome 3H, MorexV3_pseudomolecules_assembly, whole genome shotgun sequence:
- the LOC123442734 gene encoding vacuolar protein sorting-associated protein 60.1-like, whose product MKKIFGAKKSKDAIQDATSQINKRGESVDEKIKAMDEELERYKEQIRKARPGPSQEAIKARALRLLKHRRLYEEQRNMLKDAKQAMSAMKAANKEMSSRG is encoded by the exons ATGAAGAAGATCTTCGGCGCCAAGAAGAGCAAGGACGCCATCCAGGACGCCACCAGCCAA ATAAACAAGCGGGGGGAGAGCGTGGACGAGAAGATCAAGGCGATGGACGAGGAGCTGGAGCGGTACAAGGAGCAGATCCGCAAGGCCCGCCCGGGCCCCTCGCAGGAGGCCATCAAGGCCCGCGCCCTCAGGCTCCTCAAGCACAGGCGCTTGTACGAGGAGCAGCGCAACATGCTCAAGGACGCGAAGCAGGCC ATGAGCGCGATGAAGGCCGCCAACAAGGAGATGAGCTCAAGGGGGTGA
- the LOC123442733 gene encoding light-regulated protein, chloroplastic, which produces MMQAAVALSAVLPVALRCRPAARRSSSATVAGGRRIVGGGGVRASAAAAPEADYSSNVSVFPMEACDLVGGEACDAQMYPETKLGGGAAAAAVARAPEVEREYLAYDEPKTVFPDEACDDLGGEFCEAPYQTSK; this is translated from the exons ATGATGCAGGCCGCCGTTGCTTTGTCGGCCGTGCTGCCCGTCGCCCTAAGGTgcaggccggcggcgaggaggagcagcagcgcCACCGTTGCCGGCGGCAGAAGGATTGTGGGTGGCGGTGGCGTCCGtgcgtcggccgcggcggcgccgGAGGCGGACTACAGCTCCAATGTCTC GGTGTTCCCCATGGAGGCCTGCGACCTGGTCGGCGGCGAGGCGTGCGACGCGCAGATGTACCCGGAGACGAAGCTCGGCGgcggcgctgctgctgctgccgtcgCGAGGGCGCCGGAGGTGGAGAGGGAGTACCTGGCCTACGACGAGCCAAAAAC gGTGTTCCCGGACGAGGCGTGCGACGATCTTGGCGGTGAGTTCTGCGAGGCGCCATACCAAACCAGCAAGTAG
- the LOC123442731 gene encoding serine/threonine-protein phosphatase alpha-3 isoform-like — protein sequence MAADFDLDDVIRRLLDAEAPLSSPSAAPPLTREEILHLCAAAKELLLSQPTLLELSAPINICGDIHGQYPDLLRLFREVGPPSAANRYLFLGDYVDRGNQSIETICLLLAYKLKCPDGFFLLRGNHECAGVNKQYGFYSECAARARRMVGLWDELNAVFACLPLAALVGCAGGRGSRNDMNKKKKEMKKILCVHGGLSPELESPDQIREIERPLADVPEHGLVCDLLWSDPAADGDEWGWGDPRRSTSFTFGADVVEEFCERHGLAMVCRAHEMKDAGYDRGFADGKLVTVFSAPNYCGKCGNDGAVMMVAGDLACSFRVFHPVGTATPPPAPIFL from the coding sequence ATGGCGGCCGACTTCGACCTCGACGACGTGATCCGGCGGCTGCTGGACGCGGAGGCGCCCCTCAGCTCGCCGTCGGCCGCCCCGCCGCTGACGCGCGAGGAGATCCTTCACCTCTGCGCGGCCGCCAAGGAGCTCCTCCTCTCGCAGCCGACGCTGCTCGAGCTCTCGGCCCCCATCAACATCTGCGGCGACATCCACGGCCAGTACCCCGACCTCCTCCGCCTCTTCCGCGAGGTCGGCCCCCCCTCCGCCGCCAACCGCTACCTCTTCCTCGGCGACTACGTCGACCGGGGGAATCAGAGCATCGAGACCATCTGCCTCCTCCTCGCCTACAAGCTCAAGTGCCCCGAcggcttcttcctcctccgcggcAACCACGAGTGCGCCGGCGTCAACAAGCAGTACGGCTTCTACTCCGAGTGCGCGGCCCGCGCCCGCCGCATGGTCGGGCTCTGGGACGAGCTCAACGCCGTCTTCGCCTGCCTCCCGCTGGCCGCGCTCGTCGGCTGCGCGGGCGGCCGGGGTAGTCGTAACGacatgaataagaagaagaaggagatgaagaagatctTGTGCGTGCACGGCGGGCTCTCGCCGGAGCTGGAGAGCCCGGACCAGATCCGCGAGATCGAGCGCCCGCTGGCCGACGTACCCGAGCACGGGCTCGTGTGCGACCTGCTGTGGTCGGACCCCGCCGCGGACGGCGACGAGTGGGGGTGGGGGGACCCGCGCAGGAGCACGTCCTTCACCTTCGGCGCCGACGTGGTGGAGGAGTTCTGCGAGAGGCACGGGCTGGCCATGGTGTGCAGGGCGCACGAGATGAAGGATGCCGGCTACGACCGAGGGTTCGCCGACGGGAAGCTTGTGACCGTGTTCTCCGCGCCCAACTACTGTGGCAAGTGCGGCAACGACGGCGCGGTCATGATGGTCGCCGGTGACCTCGCCTGCTCCTTCCGCGTCTTCCACCCTGTTGGTACCGCCactcctcctccggctcccatTTTTCTTTAG